Part of the Serinus canaria isolate serCan28SL12 chromosome 1, serCan2020, whole genome shotgun sequence genome is shown below.
ATGCAGAAAGGAGACGATGCTCCCCAGCAATGTGACTCACTTAGCTCTTGAGGAAATCAATCTGAAAACAAATACTATGTGGGGATTTGTGAGAGAATGCTCCTCATCCACTTCTGCCTCCACCAACACATGTACCTACCACCAGGGAAGAATTCTGTGCTGGTCTCACATGTGAGGAGAAATTCTAGCCCAGGACTTTGGGGACATTGTCATGTTGACTAGGGAAGGTAGAAGCTTTTTAACATTCATGCTAACTAGATGCAGCCTCGGATGCATTCATGCTAACTAGATGCAGCCTCGGTGATTCCCAATCCACACTGAGGTTTTCAACATCCCCTCTTCCCAGGTGCAAATCTGTGCTTCTGCACTGGCACCCGTCAGCAAACTGCAGGCATTGGAAATATGGCTGGCACTGCTCGGGCAGCAACAAAATTATCACAGTGAAGGGGTTGTCATGAGGGGAAAAGAGTCATGGAGAACAACATTGTCAGGTGCATGCAGAGAGCAACtgtttgcagggctgggaaatgaTGTAATGACCATGAAATGTAAGTGATGTATCAACCACAATGGTGAGTGTCAAATGCCAAGCAGAGACACAAAGCCAGactgagcagctcctctgcaggtgTTTAAGTGGAAGTAACTGTTTCTAAACTCCAGCTCCTCAGATAAGATCCAGACACATTGCCATCCTTGATACTCAGAGGAAGACATGGTCCATGGTCCCCTTGCCACAAGTGGCTCACTGTGGCTTGTGTTCCTTGAGCAAACATCCACACAGGGCACCATGGTAGCCCAAAGGAACAAATATTCTTGTGTCTGGTTAGTTAagtaaaaaatgttaaaaataaagtgaCGGCAGTGTGCAACAAGGAGATTTTTATGCAGTATGAAATGGAGAGTATGCATGGTATGCCTTGGGGTGTAGCAGGTGAGTTATACATGGACATCTGTTTGCTGTTTGAATGTGTAGATTTACCAACAGAGGATATTTTCTGAGCACAAACAGGCACTAGATACCAGCATGGGCTTTTCTAAAGAAATTAGACAATACGGCCACATTGAGCTGCTTGAAGGAGACTCTGGCCTTCTCAAGCAGCAATCCATCCTTTCAGAGGTCCCCAGTGTCACAGCACATATTTGGGCAGTGGCCTGTGAGCTGGCACATGACCTGGTATGTCTGAATCAATGTGAGTACCAAAACCTGAGATGGGGAAAGTTTCTTGTTTTTCATGAGAAAGTGAACAAAGGTGCCAAAGTTTTTGAGAAACAGTAGTGACATTTCTAAAAAGTAGTTCCTAACACTTAGACATTTATTAAGGCACAGAATAATGCTCATTTGTCTTAAACAAAATTGAAATAGATATATGCAAGGTGAAAGCATGTGACTGACAGTTTCTGCTTAGAGGAGACGTCACTGAAAGAACCTTGACCTTATCAATTCACTTCCCCCTCCTTGTCTTCACCCCAAGTAACCCAAGTGTGCCACCCTACACGCACATTATAAATTATGGCTTTGATTTATTGATAGTCTCAGCAGCTCAAGGCAGCTGCAAATCCAGTTTACCTGTCCAGGTTAAGTGGTTTTATGGCTGCTGTATACCTCTGAAGCCAGTAATGTGTAGCAACCTTTGTCAATTGCAGCAGACTTTTTCAGAGAACAAAAAGGATGCCATTGCTTTACTTCTTAACCTTTGGTGTTTTCAAGAGCCTTTTGTTATTCTGAAACTGTGCCCAAATTCTTGAGGTTTAATGCAGAACTTATTACTCATTTTCATTGTTTGGGATCTGTTGTGTGGTTTATTAAAATCCACAGTTTGAAACAGCCATGTGTGTATAAATCAAACCATCTAAATAAACCACCTTGTGCCAGAGGAACATAATATTTAGGGCTTATTGACAAGGGAAAATGTTCCAAATGGGGATGTCAACTGGAAATGGAGTGGCTAATGTAATTTCAGTGCTTGGATGGATGCTCCTATTCTGTGTTGAATGCTTCCTTGTGCCTTGGTTTAGTTCTTTTGAAAGCCAAGGAAGATAAATCATAAAAAAGCCCTCAGGGGATACAAAGATTTTTTCCAGACTGACCTTGAGCCAGTGTGAGCCTGGAATGGGCAGAGTGTGGAATAGCTGTTCTGTTACAGCCCTTCCAGGTTGCTTCCTTCAGATCTACTGTTGGCACATGCTTCACTTCCCAAACACCTGTTTGTCCCTACCTGGTAGCTCTGCATGATCCTTTCTGGTGaagctgattttcttcttaTGACATTTGAATGCACAGGCACCATCTGTGTCTCCTTAAACATCCAGTCTCcaagagcagggagctggaaagcaAGGACAGGTAAACCAGCGAGTATACATCTGAATCATCTAGGTGAAACAGATCATTCATATTCAACTTTTAAAGAATTAATTCAGTCAGTTGCAATAATGCTAATGCAACTTTAGATTAGGACTTTTTGTTATGAGTTTACAGGACAATCTTGACCTTGACCAAATGTGACATATTGGTGATACTCTTGGCCATATGTGATGAGTCCTAAAAATCTCATCAAAATAGTGGATGTGAGTTGCACGTGGAAGCTCCTTTACTGCCAGTTTAACTATGGCTGCATTTGAATTTGGTCCCTGTGTCCTCGTGGAATTTGCCCATACTTATGCTGCAGAAGCCAACTGTCAAGGGGGGACAAACCCTGTTCCTTCCAGGAGGAAAACAGTAAATTTAGTCCCTGCAGAGatatgaaaagagaaaactggcATGGACATTAACTTTATCCATGCAGAAATGCCACAGTATCATTTGAGGGATGCCCTGCATCAACTGAACTGGGGTTACACAAAAATCAGATTACAGCTGTCAGTGCTCTCTGCCACCAAAGCGTGGCATCTCTGCTCTTTTCAAAGTCTATACAGGCCACTTCCCTGTGGCTTAggggaaaaatgcatttaatgGCCACTCACAAAAACTTACATGACTAGCAGTGCCTGCTacagctctgctggtgcagCACTTCCATGTTTGTTAAAGGAAAGACAACGAAATGCAGGAACTTCTGCTGCACACTGAAggccatttctcttttttaaagcCAGAAATCTGGATTTAGATGCCAGCCTGCAGAAGCTGCTAAGAACAGAACAAAGCAGTTGGGGAATTGCTCCTCTTGTTTCAGGCAAGAAGTTGTAACAGACTTTGGCTCTTTACTTGAAAAAGCATGCAAATTATGCtaaaattttcctctttctagtgctgcagcttctgctcccATGCCTCCCCATGCAGCTGAACCATAAGGTAGTaatgaaaagcatctttttaCTCTGTCAAtagcattgtttattttatctctgCAGCTCACACTAGGTCTttgaattaaatgaaaaaaacagccTTGCTGTTATCAGCACAGGGCAGAAGCAGATGGGAAACTTGTGGTATTGCTCTGACTAATGCTGTGTCTTTGTGCAGCTGGAGTATGatgctgggaggtgctggatgCCTTCAGCACCCCTTCAACTCatccaaaaaagagaaaagtaactTCAAAGCATTCTTCATTTCCCTGGAGTTGTTCAGCACCCCAGATTACTCAGCCGTGGCTGGACAGTCTGGCTTCTGATGGTGACCTCTGCCTCTGTGCTTTCAGTGAGACGGACTCAGACCGTTTTAGCCAGCAGCTAAAAACACTGGAGGTTACTGtcagctcagctcaggagctgccacaGACTCCATGAGTTTGCAGCTCACTCACTGGCTTCTCCTAGCCCAAGTTCAAACATTTAGAGCTTGagcaggagaaacagaaagGGTAATACCACAGGCTCTCCACCAgcttctgccctgggcagataagaaaagcacttttctgAAGTGGCCTGAGGCAATGCCATGACTCAGTTCAAAGCTGCAAAGACAAAATAAGCTACAGTGTTCctagaaaaaaatggtttttgtgTAAGCTccagaagaacaaaaagaatGAAGCACTTGAACAGAATAATAAtctaatattattattattgtgatTATTATTGTTTCATATTGAGCCTGTATGCCACAGTCTTCCTCTAGGACTGCAGCTGTTATGCTGGGCACTGGATATGTGTGAAATGAAGAGACAGGCTATGCTTTTAAAGGGCTCCCAGTTCGAGCAGCAGagtgggaagaagggaaaaaaagtgagataGAGGAAGGTCCCATTGAAACGCAGATCTTTCAGGACTCATCTGTGAATGAGTCAGGACACTCCTGGGCATCCACTGAACAAAGTAGGGCACAGCATCCTCACATCACAGGAAATTCTTCTCTAgtcaatgtttttatttctcataatCCAAATACAGCAACTGGGATTTCTGATCAAAATCCAAACAGGACTGAAGCTCGCAGATTATGCTAACTTTCCAAAGGAATCAGAATCCTAGTTGCTTTTATCCAAACAGGGCTGCAATATTACCCCCTGCTTCACTCCACTTTTGCTATCTTTGCAGcacataatttctttcattgtCTGAACATTGCCTCTCTTGGAGAGACAGCATCCATTTGGAAGGGAAGAGacaaattctgaaaaaaaacccaaaaccaccaaccagagaaacagcagctgtttgACTTTACCCAGACTCTAGCAACATTTACAGAAATCTCTGTGGAAATGGCTGAGTAGGCTTGAAACAGGCAGAGCAGTCCAAGGAGAATGGAGTTTGTCACCTTGTCTTGCCATTCATGACAAGCCAAGGATGCATGCTCTAGGGGAAGACAAATTTTGCATGGCTGTGCACAGAGAAGGCAGCCTCTAGTAGCTGGAAATACAGTGAAAGGACTTTTGCAGTCCTTCAGGATAAACTACATCTGAGGCTGCCTCATACAGTGTCCTTCAGTGCTTAATTTGTTCCCATTGTTTATCTGGCCATTGCCACATGGGAAGCTTGGTTTTGTTAGAATTTAGCATTGAACTATGTGGGGATTATGGCAAGACAAGAGAAAGACACAATGAAAGATTACTCTTAGACCTATGacaaaaaattatctttcctCCTAAAATTAGTATTTCCCAGAACTCTTTAGAACCCAGAACTTTTAATCCTCTAATGAAAAACAGTCCAAAATCACTCTTATGGCACTCCAGAAAAGAAATGCATAGAGTCATCTTGGTCATAGTTCATAAAATCCTTTGCCAAGGTGGCAGGGAGCAAGGAGCAAGTCTGGAGATCATTACAAGGGGCCCAAGATTCAAAACCACGCTTTTCTGGCTACCAGGCATCATAGGACAGTTGGAAGGGAGCAAATGTGTTCTACCTGTGGTTGAGGTAATGTGTCACCTATGCTCACTCCAGCCACAGGAAGAACACAGGTagatgtttgtttgttttttcttgaaagctggaagtgttttttcattattatttttaacctcTTCTTTCTGTCATCCACCTTCAGGTATCTCCATGCCTGTACCTGTCTTTGGACTACAAGACGACTCCAAAGTATTTAAGAAAGACATGTTTAAGAAAGACATCTGCTTACTCGCAGATGAAAATTTTGTTCTAGTAGGCTCTTTTGTGGCATTCTTCATCCCCCTAACCATCATGGTGGTCACTTACTTTTTAACTATCAAGTCGCTGCAGAAGGAAGCTATGCTATGCGTGAATGACATTGGCCCTAAGACCAAGTTTACTTCATTCAGTTTCCTCCCTCAGAGTTCCCTGTCCTCAGAGAAACTCTTTCAGCGCTCCCTGAACAGAGATACGGGGACTTCAGGGAGGAGAACCATGCAATCCATCAGCAATGAGCAGAAGGCTTCCAAGGTCCTTGGCATTgtcttctttctgtttgttgtgATGTGGTGCCCGTTTTTCATCACCAATGTGATGGCTGTTATTTGCAAGGAGTCATGCAAAGAAGAGGTCATTGGAGGACTCCTTAACATATTTGTTTGGATTGGCTACCTTTCTTCAGCTGTCAACCCACTGGTGTATACTTTGTTTAACAAAACCTACCGCTCAGCTTTCTCTCGCTACATCCAGTGTCGCTACAAGGAGGAGAAGAAACCTTTCCAGCTGATTTTAGTGAACACTATCCCAGCACTTGCATATGattccaggcagctccagctaGCACAAATGAAGAGCTTGAAGAAAGAGGCGAAAATGATGGCTAAGGATTACTCGACGGTCACGATAGGAACACATCGTTTAGATGGTACCTCCAAGGGAAGTAGCGGCCCGGGGAACGAAAAGGTTAGTGGTGTGTGATGGTCAGCAGCTGCCATGACAACCACTGTGTGTGTGCTGAAAATTCCACCTGCTGTGAGAAGCTCTGATAGCTTAGGAAAATCAGCTGTGTTCAAGAGACCTTTCAACAACATCATATACTTCTCACATTATCCTGTGGATGAAAAGCAGGGTTGAAAGGGTATCaaatgtgcaattttttttcatacagtATGTTGGCCGTTTTAAGCACAGGCTTtattaaacttatttttttaatattctaaaGGATatatttcttaaagaaaaaaatgcaatttctggTATTATAATACGGGCTGTGAAGAAACCTAcgcatttcttttctctttgcaaatgAAAGCTAAGCTGTCCTTTGATGTTCTTGCAGGGTAGGCTCCAGCTAGTTCGTCTTGCTACAGCTGAGTTTTGTTATCATTAACTGAATGAGCACTTTAcagaattttaaacaaatgatGGTTCATTTgctaatatatatttaaaataaatcttaaagtatttaaaaaaactattaaaacCGCTATAGATTAATTATATGGACATTTTGTTAACTGTTTTTatgctattttttccttcctcagtaAGCATCCTGGATGTCCCTGGGTTTTTCTGccatttattctgtatttcaaataaGTAATGTTGGAAGGTAAATTATACTTGAATAATCCTCTGTTTCCACCACCACTTATAATCTTTGTTTCAGGACTTGCAATTTATTTGCATTCAAGGATGTCATGTGTTTGGCTTAAAAATTGAAAGtagtattttcaaaattattgatctttattccctgctccctcccactgGTGTTGACAGGAAGGTGAAGTGAGAGAACAGTGGAAAACCAGGCACAACATTGCTAAAAAATTTCAGCACCACTTCCAGATTCATGACTCTGTTCAATTCCAACAAAATCTGATTTAAGTAATATAAGAGGAAACTCTGCATGAGTAAAGTCTTCAGTAGAAGGTTGAAGTAGATTCTCTCTCATCACTTCTCTTTGGTTAAAAAAGGTCATTATGAAGAATGTTCTGGTCCAGGTTTAAGGCTTGTAAAGCCAGAATTATTAGAAAACTGTTAGTTGCTAAAAATCGTTTTCCCTTGTTTCACTGTATTGCTGTT
Proteins encoded:
- the HTR2A gene encoding 5-hydroxytryptamine receptor 2A isoform X1, with translation MDILCDGESSVNPTANSFIQINHERRFYRNVYGAGEINISHLCNLTVNSDNLTNLSCESNMSPPCCPSQKNWPALLTVIVIVLTIAGNILVIMAVSLEKKLQNATNYFLMSLAIADMLLGFFVMPVSMLTILYGYEWPLPRKLCAIWIYLDVLFSTASIMHLCAISLDRYIAIRNPIHHSRFNSRTKAFAKIIAVWTISVGISMPVPVFGLQDDSKVFKKDMFKKDICLLADENFVLVGSFVAFFIPLTIMVVTYFLTIKSLQKEAMLCVNDIGPKTKFTSFSFLPQSSLSSEKLFQRSLNRDTGTSGRRTMQSISNEQKASKVLGIVFFLFVVMWCPFFITNVMAVICKESCKEEVIGGLLNIFVWIGYLSSAVNPLVYTLFNKTYRSAFSRYIQCRYKEEKKPFQLILVNTIPALAYDSRQLQLAQMKSLKKEAKMMAKDYSTVTIGTHRLDGTSKGSSGPGNEKVSGV
- the HTR2A gene encoding 5-hydroxytryptamine receptor 2A isoform X2, whose translation is MDILCDGESSVNPTANSFIQINHERRFYRNVYGAGEINISHLCNLTVNSDNLTNLSCESNMSPPCCPSQKNWPALLTVIVIVLTIAGNILVIMAVSLEKKLQNATNYFLMSLAIADMLLGFFVMPVSMLTILYGYEWPLPRKLCAIWIYLDVLFSTASIMHLCAISLDRYIAIRNPIHHSRFNSRTKAFAKIIAVWTISVGISMPVPVFGLQDDSKVFKKDMFKKDICLLADENFVLVGSFVAFFIPLTIMVVTYFLTIKSLQKEAMLCVNDIGPKTKFTSFSFLPQSSLSSEKLFQRSLNRDTGTSGRRTMQSISNEQKASKVLGIVFFLFVVMWCPFFITNVMAVICKESCKEEVIGGLLNIFVWIGYLSSAVNPLVYTLFNKTYRSAFSRYIQCRYKEEKKPFQLILVNTIPALAYDSRQLQLAQMKSLKKEAKMMAKDYSTVTIGTHRLDGTSKGSSGPGNEK